DNA sequence from the Methylacidiphilum kamchatkense Kam1 genome:
ATCGATCGTGCAGAATGGATAATTAGCAGCCTCGGCTTTTTTGCTTTTTGTCAAGGCGTTAAAAAGAGTGCTTTTCCCTACGTTTGGTAGTCCAACTAATCCAGCTTTTAACATGGCAATGAAATTAACATAGAAGCTTTAGCACTTCTACGGAACTGGTAGAAGTGCTGCTCTGGTAAGATAATGTTTTTTTTCCCTCGCGTTTTATTAAAATATAAATGAATTGTTTTCAATAGCATAGCCTAACTTTTCGGGAGAATCATGGAAAAGCAATGGACGAATGAATCTTTATGGTATTGTCTTTCTGTTCACCCTAAAAAAGAAAAATTTGCTATAGAAAATTTAAAAAAGGAAAATATTGAAGTTTTTTTCCCTCAGATTCTTTACAAAAAAATTAGAAGCAAAAAATCCTCTTTAGTTTTGGAACCTCTTTTCCCTGGGTATCTCTTTGCAAAATTTAACCTTTTATCCAAGCTAATTTTCGTTCGTTCTGCCAAAGGAGTAAGGAGCGTTGTCCATTTCGGATCCACCTATCCTGTTGTACCGGACTGTTTTATTACAGAATTAAAAACAATGTTTGGCGAGAATGGAATTAAAATGGTTCAAGAAAAAGTCAATATTGGATCGAAGATCAATATTGCTGAAGGACCTTTTAAAGGGTTTTCATGCATTGTCTTGGGTTTTGTCCCGGCTAGAGAACGGATTAAAGTGCTATTGGAATGGTTGGGTAGAACAGTTCAAACCGAAATAAGATACGATGATATAGGGGTTAAGGATTCGGAAATTTTCAGAAAGAATTTAGAATTGGACTAACACTGAATAACTTTCTTATCCTGCTTGAGAAAAGGGAGGAAAGGAACGGGGGGTGGATGGAATCCTAAGTCTTCAAGTTATATTTCATCCTTAAGAGCCCACAATCGTTCTTGAACGCAAAATAAGGATTTCATACAAAATTATCATGATAGTCTTGTTTGGATCGAGCGGGTATGTGGGCAGTTTTTATAAAAAGATGCTTCAGTCCAAAGGATTGGATTTTATTGCTCCAACCCACAAAGAAGTAGATCTGACGGACGAAAAACAACTCACTGCGTTCCTCGATAAAATTGAAGCCGATTTCATTATCAATGCTGTAGGGTATACGGGCAAACCGAATGTAGATGCATGCGAAGAAAACAAAGTTGACTGTCTTTTAGGCAATGTCATTATTCCTGGCATTCTTGCCAAGGTATGCACGAAAAAAGGAATTGTATTTGGTCAGGTCTCGTCAGGTTGTGTCTATCAGGGGGATAAGGGCATTGGACCAGATGGCCAGCGAATAGGATTTCAGGAGGAAGATCCACCAAATTTCTCTTTTAGGGCTTCTCCCTGCAGTTTCTATAG
Encoded proteins:
- a CDS encoding transcriptional activator RfaH: MEKQWTNESLWYCLSVHPKKEKFAIENLKKENIEVFFPQILYKKIRSKKSSLVLEPLFPGYLFAKFNLLSKLIFVRSAKGVRSVVHFGSTYPVVPDCFITELKTMFGENGIKMVQEKVNIGSKINIAEGPFKGFSCIVLGFVPARERIKVLLEWLGRTVQTEIRYDDIGVKDSEIFRKNLELD
- a CDS encoding sugar nucleotide-binding protein, with amino-acid sequence MIVLFGSSGYVGSFYKKMLQSKGLDFIAPTHKEVDLTDEKQLTAFLDKIEADFIINAVGYTGKPNVDACEENKVDCLLGNVIIPGILAKVCTKKGIVFGQVSSGCVYQGDKGIGPDGQRIGFQEEDPPNFSFRASPCSFYSGCKALAEELLVGTSCYIWRLRMPFHWQDHPKNYLSKLLFYSRLLDARNSLSEIEEFVRASFECWEKRLPFGIYHITNTGSITTREIVEKILASPLGKKLRNKGKQFLFLRTKKNF